caaggtggaagagatgacatttacactaggtctgcataccaaatcctgcgaggccaaaccggtgcaatgaggatcaccgacgccctctcctgcttgattcgagcaatgacccgaggaagaagagcaaacggaggaaagaggtatgaaagactgaaattccaaggtacccgCCAGGGCATCTagcagtacagcctgaggatcccttgctcTCAAtctgtacctcggaagcttggcattctgacgagatgccatgagatccaattccggctgaccccatttgagaatcaggctggaaaacacttccggatggagtacccactcccccgggtgaaaggtctgtctgtttaggaagtccgcctcccagttgtccacccctgggatgtggatcgccagcagacagcaattgtgggtctccgcctatcgaattatcttggctacctctgtcaaggctaaggaactctgcattcctccctgatgattgatgtaagccactgaagttatattgtccgtctggaatctgatgaaacgggccgaggctgaggccaggccagaagagcattgaacatccagaatatttatgggcagaacagactccgactgagtccaagttccctgagcctttagggagctccaaactgctccccatcccagaaggctggcgtctgttgtcacaattacccagggaggtctgcgaaagcaagttccctgggaaagatgatcctgagacatCCACCATCGAAGAGAATCCTTTGTATCCTGTTCCAGTAGTATTTGTGGAGgcaaatccgcataatccctgttccattgactgagcatgtttagctgcagaggtctgagatggaaatgaGCGAAAGGGATAATGAccattgccgtcaccatcagcccgattagctccatgcactgagccactgatggccgaggagcggactgaagagctagacaagtatcgaaaatctttgatatcctgacttctgtcaggaagagaggtctcttacacagtgtaagaacgcctctctttttgtctggtctacagatattcttgaaagcagaaacctgcctctgggaggaaaacttttgaactctagtttgtatccctgggacactatgtctactgcccagggatcctgaacatctcgaacccaagcctgagcgaagaaggaaaatctgccccctacaagatccgatcccagATCATGGGCAGGTCCTTCATgcggtctttgattcaatagcaggcttcttggattgctttcccttattccaagactgattgggtctccatgaaggtttagattgttcctgcttggaagcggaagaggaagaatttcccttgaaatttcgaaaggaacaaaaattactctgccgtcccgtttgcttgtttctcttatcctgagggagatgacgacccttacctcccgtaatatcagagattatttccgtcaagcccggtccaaacaaagtcttccctttgtaaggaatcgctaaagtTTAGacttacatccgcagaccaaggttttaaccataaggctctgcgagctagaacagagaaacctgacatttttgctcccagttttataacttgaagggaagcatccgtaataagggaattagccaacttaagagcttttatcctatcctggatctcatccaggggagtgtctgtcctaatagcatcagacaatgcatcaaaccaatatgctgccgcactagtgacggtagcaatgcaaacagctggctgccattgtaagccctggtgtacatacatctttttgagtaacccctcatTTTTTGTCCAtatgatctttaaaagcacaactatcctctatgggtatagtagttctcttagctaaggtggaaacagctccttccaccttggggactgtttgccaagcctccttaactgaGTCGGCgatgggaaacatcttttaaaaataggagatggagaagaggggataccaggtctctcccactccttagcaatggtCTCAGAAGAttggtctggtaccggaaaaacctctatcgaggaaggtacctcaaaatatttgtttagcttactggatttcttaggattaacgacGTCTGTGGAGTCGCTTttgtctaaagtagctaaaacctccttaagtaacagacggaggtgttctagcttaaacctgaaggatacaacttcagtatcagcaagaggaattatattgtcagaatctgaaatttcaccttcagatgctactacggtatcctcctcccCAGGCTTCTGGAGGGGGCATCTGCAATAGCAACAACTGCTTCAGAAACCTCGCttgctgaatgtctgattttccctcttacgctttccctgcaacattggaaaagcagacaacgcatctgaaactgcagaagacatgagagaagcaatgtcttgtaaagtaactccggcaggagctagagaggaagcgcaaggcactgcatgtgagggcggtaaaatttaagacgcttgaggagaaagctgcagcatatattgaacattgtcattggattcctgaacagcatcctccttggaaaatgttggctcagaaaaaaagtctatccctgtagtttgaagttctctcaatacatgaggaacagaaagggattagtggttccacattggcatcaaaacataaagagcaaGTGACACTTTGTAAGGATTCTTGGTCCATACTGAATCACAATTAAATAATTTATcataaaggattaaagggacactgaacccaaaaatttttcttttgtgattcagatagagcatgcaattttaagcacttcctaatttactcctattatcaaattttcttcattctcttggtatgtttggtttgaaaagcaagaatgtaagtttagatgccgggcccatttttggtgaccaacctgggttggtccttgctgattggacagcacccatagaaaagtgctgtccatggtcctgaaccaaaaatcttctggctccttagctgagatgccttctttttcaaataaagatagaaagagaacgaagacaaattgataatagaagtaaattagaaagttgcttaaaattgcatgctctatctgaatcatgaaaagaaaaaaatttgggttcagtgtccctttaaactttattaataaaattcaaaaaacataaaaacgttactgtccctttaaatattaaactaaCTTTTCCTCACGAACACAACCGGAACCTAGCAGCAGTTGCAGAAGTCGGTCTCCGGAGTAAAACCAGCATATATTATCCGAAAATGCGTAGTATGACAGGAAAGCATACTTCACCATACAATGGAGCGGAAGTAAACAGAAAGGATGCGCAATCACTTGCCCGCTTCCTGAAGTACCTCTCATCGTGGCGTTGCCAATAAGTAATCTCCCGGTCAGCTATTAGTAGTTataaaaccgccgggagatgtggaaCCCACCGCATATTAaaaccagccccagtgcctgcgtctaagCTGCCCATAATGTCCCTAGGAGAATATATGCCTCTTATAAAGAGCTAATTACGACGAGGTTTGTcccattttaataaataaagtgcccaaccttttTCTGAGTTTTTCCTACCCCCAGAAATAAAGCTAGCACTTATTACCTCatattctgcctgacagcaaggcagttcccaggtttgagaggtcctctccctcacatggacctgttgaAAAAAAGAAAGTGCTGAGTAATATCCTTCAGGCTTTTCAGGGTTAGGGCTGCATCAGTATattggaggcacagtgagaattatgtcccacaagttcccattgctctaaagccaccactgctctactgaagagactgatatgaactacggctacaccataggacaaagcagcacaatcttgtactactttaaaaataataaactcttgattgaagaatcttttctaacacctaactttaccacctccttgctcttaaacgtaggcaaagagaatgactaggttggagggaagggaggtgatatttaacagctttgctgtggtgctcattgccgcctcctgttgggcaggagtgatattcccaatagtaattagatgatccgtggactcgtgtcattaaaagaaatgggattggtggttccacattaacatcaaaacacaaagtacaagtaacattttgcaggacctcttggtccatcttatccAATAAgtgaacaaaataataaaacacttattTAACTTTAAAACTTGTggcaaaaaaaaacgttactgtcccttttaaattttaaagtaactttttattttccaATAGCAAAATAGCAGCTCTATAGAACCCTACCAGACAGCCTCTACACATCAgctagctctgctgaggtgcctacctgtccttctGGTTGCCTGAGTCAATAGTAGAGAAATCCGGACTCAATCCAGAACTACTCTGTATCCGGTATCTTTTGCCGCTTCAGAAAAAGATCCTGACCGGAACACACCCGGAAACAAACCACCAAACTGAGCCTAATAAAAAAATGAGTCCTCTCGTCACCAGTACCTGCACAAACTGCCTCAcattatcctattaacccataatatgatTAATGCATCTAATGTCCCATACAGAGCTAACTGTTAAAGTGCAATATTTTTGTTctgcttagaaaaaaataaatttcagcacttaccttaatgtaaatctgcctggcagcaggaaAGCTCACTAAGGTTTGAGAAGCATTCTCCCTCACATGACCGgtggaaaaaaagaaagactgagtaatcttactcaggctttcaagtatAGGCAGCAACAAGTATTTTGGAAGGTGCAAcaaggattataccccacaagttcccaattgcttaaagccaccactgctctactgaagagactaacatgggctacggctaaacccccAGGAAGGAGCAGAACAaaacttgctctgctttaaaataataaaatcttgattgaggaatcttctttcagacacctaaactttaccaccctccttgcttttaacataggcaaagagaatgacaggttggagggaagggaggtgatacttaacagatttgctgtggtgctctttgcctcctcctgctggccagggagtgatattcccaacagtaattagagatgatccgtggactcaccgtgtcattagaaagaaaaaaaaaaaaaaatatggatatagctttctatttttttttttttttttaaacttttttaaatatgaaaccAAGAGTGGTAAATTGTCAAAAGCCTAAATGTCCCCCAACCAAAATTATTACCAGGTGTCCAAATGTGCGAAGTGCCCATCTCTGAAACCATCTCCTCACCATAGCAATAAGAGCAATGCCAAGAACAGCAACAccctgccagaaaaaaaaaaaaaaagtgattttggtGATTTTAGCCCTTTTGTTAAGGTTTACTAGCATAGCATCTGCATAATACACAGATTACACCATTTCCAGAGTACCTGACCATCTAGACAGGGGTCTGAACGTCTCATTAAAATATAGAAGTTTGTCATGGGAATGAAAAAGCAAAAAAATCTGCTAGTAAGTAAACCTGTGTGTTCAGGATGTATGAGAAACAATTTGGACTACCATTAGGTAAAAAGTCAAATTGACCTGAAGGCAGTCAAAAGTTAAAGGGCCAcgatacccaaatgctgaaacacttgaaagtgatgcagcatagctgtaaaaagctgacctagaaaatatcacctgaatatctctatgtaaaaaagaaagatattttacctcaaaatgtctcaaGTATTTAAACCCCAttacaaaggactttaagcagcaaatcagtatgtctgtcccgggataggcaagggagtgagcttcctgCACGTTcatatttccttattcagtttaaggaagtttattatgaaatattatgaaagttaagtcaaatctcacgagattcacagtaaaagagttcatgaactcagcacagttgatgccgattggctgcaattcatttcttcatttattttttttttttacctgcagctggacagcagctgaagtataactttttacacagcacttactctgctgacctgaggagattgtgaggtaaaatatctccttttttacatagagattgctcaggtgatattttcctgtcagctttttacagttatacctgCATCAGTTTGAAGTGATTTAGAATAAAgaggtattatgtccatttaattaaaaataattttggaGCTTTGCtgttctttatttaatttcaagattaattataaaaaaaaaaacgcaaaaataAACGTTGCCAAAGAGATGGGACTATACCACAAACAATCCACTGAGACAATTTGCACCACCTTCCAAAGATGCCTTGCTAGTGTaataaaaagaagcctaacacctcaATGGCATTTTGataaattcatatttatatatgggcactatttaaaaaaatatattttgtgcttCCTAGCACAATAGGCATATAAAAAAACAGAAGCATGATGTCAAGGGGGATATTAGAAGCAATATAGGAAGTCAAAGGCAAAAACATCACCTGGTGGGATCCCATATCAGCCACACTCTCTTCTTATCCTTCTTGTCTTTCTTTTCCTCCTCCTTCTCTTAGAGGAGTCATAGTGCTCACTGCAGATGTGGAGAAGTTGCTGAACTTTTAAAACATTACCAGAaccttgcaaaaaaataaaaaataaaaaaatactaatctaGCCAGAATCTTAAATAGAAAAGGATAAGTCTACTAAATTATTTCTTCTGTTCTTACCTGCATATGCACATATATCCACAAGTGCGTTGGCAAAACTGCGGAATGGCTCAGACACAACCTCTAGTGCAGCTAGAATTGCTTCAATAGCCTCTCCCTTTCCTGAAAGGCAAAGAACCAATGAGAAAATCACCACTAAACATAGAATTATTGTGTAGTGCAAGATTTTAACAGACAACCTAATATACATGACACTCCATCAGGGCAGGATCCAGCTCAAGACATAAGGTGTTCTAAAAATTGATTTATCTCTGAAAACTGAAAGTGACCACAACTTGACACTCTACGGTGTCCAATCAATGATGATCTTTATTCCTGGCTTTTATGTAGCTGTTAGGGCTGGAACTGGAAAACTCAATTTTAGATTAAACCTCCCCCACCAACCATTGTTAAGGAATTGATTAGTTCTTCCCTCTTACCTAGATGGTTAAGTCCCAAACCAAGGGGCAACCAACGAGCAAATGTGTCTTTCAACTCCTGCTCCGATTTCTCCATGATTGTTTGCAGAATTGTGGATGTCACATCCCCATTGCAGGATCCGACAGCAATCATGCCACATGCTAAAGCTGTTACCCCAACTACCTAGAAATAATTAAAATCAGAAACACTCCTTTTAGCCATATACATTGTCTCAAATATTTACGAGCAACTAACATGCCAGAGTTTGAGAacaggttttaaaaaacaaaaacaaaatttatcttACCTCCATACTGGACTTTGAGTCCCCCATGACTGGAAGTAACAGGGTCAGAACATCATCACGATTTGAGCCTGCATATGCAAGACCTAACCTGCATTATAGCATATGGAGTATCAGTAAAAAGTATTTCTGAAGATTAAGTTATATTTAGCAAAGAGAGAAACATACAAAAAAGTTTTGCACATCCTATAGCTggaattcagaaaaaaaaattatagaacAAGAAGAGAGACAGCGCAAATCCGATTCAAGGTGGTATTTAATGCACAGAAATGCAACACGCCAGTAATGTACACTTACTAGAAAGACAGATAAAATAAGCCCCAATAAAGTGGAGAGGAACTCAATGTTCTCACAGCGTAAAACCGCCAGTGCATGCGTGATCCGGGTATTCAGATTTCAAAGATTCCCGGCTTGTGTTGTAGTTACGCAGCCACCTGTAAACGTCACTGCGAgtcttttctccttctcctatggATACTCGGACAGACCAAAATAGCACCCCGGCTTTCAAGAGTATTTGGTCCTTGGTAATAATAGTCCTTATATACAAGTCCTTAATTAACACAATTGATAAAACTCATGTTCGTTAGAATTCATGCTGATTCATCACATATACGAATACACACATGGCAATTGAGAATATATTAAAAAaggtatgtaaatacataaattcatcttTAGATAAAAATACAAACTTTTAAAAGACAATTTTCATAgcattcaaaaataaataaataataatatctaataaaaaacataatataattaaaaacacagGAAATATTCAATAAAAACACCATTAGACGGAACCACTATTTAAATAG
This Bombina bombina isolate aBomBom1 unplaced genomic scaffold, aBomBom1.pri scaffold_2523, whole genome shotgun sequence DNA region includes the following protein-coding sequences:
- the LOC128643808 gene encoding 26S proteasome non-ATPase regulatory subunit 2-like, whose product is MGDSKSSMEVVGVTALACGMIAVGSCNGDVTSTILQTIMEKSEQELKDTFARWLPLGLGLNHLGKGEAIEAILAALEVVSEPFRSFANALVDICAYAGSGNVLKVQQLLHICSEHYDSSKRRRRKRKTRRIRRECG